Proteins found in one Rhodobacteraceae bacterium D3-12 genomic segment:
- a CDS encoding sigma-70 family RNA polymerase sigma factor, with the protein MGTSDENLAFAAANGDAAAFSALIERHYDGLFRLAFRLTGARAEAEDLTQDICAALPAKLAGFRGSARFTTWLWRVTVNAAHDRRRRAATHARHADGWGDWELNRRAAVEEEAEATDWLTTAMRALPADLRDTLALVLDERTHAETAEILGVSEGTISWRISQAKKHLRTLRESEDQS; encoded by the coding sequence ATGGGAACAAGCGATGAAAACCTTGCCTTTGCAGCCGCCAATGGCGACGCTGCGGCGTTTTCCGCGTTGATTGAACGTCACTACGATGGGCTGTTCCGCCTTGCCTTCCGTCTCACCGGCGCCCGCGCCGAGGCCGAAGACCTGACCCAAGACATCTGCGCCGCCCTCCCGGCCAAACTTGCCGGGTTTCGCGGATCAGCAAGGTTCACAACCTGGCTCTGGCGGGTGACGGTGAACGCGGCACACGACCGCCGCCGCCGCGCCGCCACCCATGCCCGCCACGCCGACGGCTGGGGCGATTGGGAGCTGAACCGCCGCGCCGCTGTAGAAGAAGAAGCCGAAGCCACCGACTGGCTCACCACGGCAATGCGCGCCTTGCCTGCCGACCTGCGCGATACCCTTGCGCTGGTTCTCGACGAACGCACCCACGCCGAAACCGCCGAAATTCTGGGCGTGTCCGAAGGCACAATCAGCTGGCGCATCTCACAAGCCAAGAAACACCTGCGCACCCTGCGCGAGAGCGAGGATCAGTCATGA
- a CDS encoding globin domain-containing protein — protein sequence MDGSPKLDDRVEIVFAHRDEIAEVFYSKLFVVLPEVQTYLFPDFEKQKKMFAMMVTMLARSIEDTNGLEEYAAQLAAVHSRFDITPEQFLVGGAVLKTSISEVLGSAITLRDRIDLNRAADRIITAMKSK from the coding sequence ATGGATGGATCGCCGAAATTGGATGATCGGGTCGAGATCGTCTTTGCGCATCGTGACGAGATCGCCGAGGTGTTTTATTCGAAACTTTTTGTGGTGCTGCCGGAGGTGCAGACCTATTTGTTTCCAGATTTTGAGAAGCAGAAAAAGATGTTTGCGATGATGGTCACGATGTTGGCCAGATCCATCGAAGATACAAATGGGCTTGAGGAATACGCCGCTCAATTGGCGGCGGTGCACAGTCGGTTTGACATAACGCCGGAGCAGTTTCTTGTTGGCGGGGCCGTGCTTAAAACCTCGATCTCCGAAGTTTTGGGCAGCGCCATCACCTTGCGTGACCGGATAGATCTGAACCGGGCGGCGGACCGGATTATCACTGCGATGAAGTCAAAATAG
- a CDS encoding NAD-dependent succinate-semialdehyde dehydrogenase, whose protein sequence is MLDTTTNLKDLLDDPSLLCTKAYIAGEWVDGESGATFDVINPARGDVITSVADLSRAQVADAVAKAEVAQKEWAKLTGKERAAILRRWFDLMMQHQEDLAKILTAEMGKPLAESRGEIAYGASFIEFFAEEAKRVYGETIPGHQPDKRITVIKQPIGVCASITPWNFPNAMITRKVGPALAAGCAMVARPAAETPLSALVLGELATRAGIPAGVLSILPSSRSSEVGKEFCENPIVRKLTFTGSTEVGRILLRQAADQVMKCSMELGGNAPFIVFDDADLDDAVDGAIMCKFRNNGQTCVCANRIYVQSGVYDEFAKRLSAKLADMKVGDGLEEDTAFGPLINGDAVDKVREHIDDAVSKGAKVAFGGSQHNLGGTFFQPTIVTGVTQDMQVAQDETFGPMAPLFKFEDEDEVIAMANDTIFGLASYFYAKDLSRVYKVAEALEYGIVGINTGIISTEVAPFGGVKQSGLGREGSHHGLDDFLEMKYICMAV, encoded by the coding sequence ATGCTAGATACCACCACCAATCTCAAAGACTTGCTCGATGATCCTTCCCTGCTTTGCACCAAAGCCTACATCGCCGGTGAGTGGGTCGACGGAGAAAGCGGAGCCACCTTTGATGTCATCAACCCGGCGCGCGGCGACGTGATCACCTCAGTCGCCGACCTCAGCCGCGCACAGGTGGCCGACGCCGTCGCCAAAGCCGAAGTGGCGCAGAAAGAATGGGCAAAGCTGACCGGCAAGGAACGCGCCGCGATCCTGCGCCGCTGGTTCGACCTGATGATGCAACACCAAGAGGATCTGGCCAAGATCCTCACCGCTGAAATGGGCAAACCGCTGGCGGAATCGCGTGGCGAAATCGCCTATGGCGCGTCCTTCATCGAATTTTTCGCCGAGGAAGCCAAGCGCGTCTACGGCGAGACGATCCCCGGCCACCAGCCTGACAAACGCATCACCGTTATCAAGCAACCAATCGGCGTTTGCGCCTCGATCACGCCTTGGAACTTCCCCAACGCGATGATCACCCGCAAGGTCGGCCCGGCGCTCGCCGCTGGCTGTGCCATGGTTGCCCGCCCCGCCGCCGAAACGCCGCTTTCGGCGCTGGTTCTGGGTGAGCTGGCAACCCGCGCGGGCATCCCCGCCGGCGTGCTCTCGATCCTGCCGTCTTCCCGCTCCTCCGAAGTGGGCAAGGAGTTCTGCGAAAACCCGATCGTGCGCAAGCTCACCTTCACCGGCTCCACCGAAGTCGGGCGCATCCTGCTGCGTCAGGCCGCTGATCAGGTGATGAAATGTTCGATGGAACTCGGCGGCAACGCCCCCTTCATCGTGTTCGATGACGCCGATCTTGATGACGCCGTTGACGGTGCAATCATGTGCAAATTCCGCAACAACGGCCAAACCTGCGTCTGCGCCAACCGCATCTATGTTCAGTCCGGCGTCTACGATGAATTCGCCAAACGCCTCAGCGCCAAACTCGCCGATATGAAGGTCGGTGACGGCCTCGAAGAAGACACCGCCTTCGGTCCGCTGATCAATGGCGACGCGGTCGACAAAGTGCGCGAACATATTGACGACGCCGTCTCCAAAGGTGCCAAAGTGGCCTTCGGCGGAAGCCAGCACAATCTCGGTGGCACCTTCTTTCAGCCAACGATTGTCACCGGCGTCACCCAAGACATGCAGGTCGCACAGGACGAAACATTCGGCCCTATGGCCCCGCTGTTCAAATTCGAGGACGAAGACGAAGTCATCGCCATGGCGAATGATACAATCTTCGGTCTCGCCAGCTATTTCTACGCCAAGGATCTCAGCCGCGTTTACAAAGTGGCCGAAGCACTGGAATACGGCATCGTCGGCATCAACACCGGCATCATCTCGACCGAGGTTGCGCCCTTCGGTGGCGTCAAGCAATCCGGCCTTGGCCGCGAAGGCAGCCACCACGGCCTCGATGACTTCCTCGAAATGAAATACATTTGCATGGCGGTCTAA
- a CDS encoding alpha/beta hydrolase gives MELDDAYANGAYISGAEAFPAMWLEAAQGFANVQSAADRFRAGLPYGRGARERFDLVLPEGRARGLVMFVHGGYWLKFDRSYWTHLAAGAQARGWAVAMPSYDLCPSVRISEITRQIAAAVQVSAAMVEGPIVLTGHSAGGHLVARMLEPGMLEPSVAERLQKVVPISPVADLRPLLRTSMAAELRLDQAEAKAESPVLMQERLDVPVTAWVGGDERPAFIEQAQWLAEAWGCGCVVAEGRHHFDVIEPLEIGDSDLVEALVG, from the coding sequence ATGGAACTGGATGATGCATATGCCAATGGGGCGTATATTTCGGGGGCGGAGGCGTTCCCGGCGATGTGGCTTGAGGCGGCTCAGGGGTTTGCGAATGTGCAAAGCGCGGCGGACCGGTTTCGGGCGGGATTGCCCTATGGGCGCGGTGCGCGGGAGCGGTTTGATCTGGTGCTGCCAGAGGGGCGCGCGCGGGGCCTCGTGATGTTTGTGCATGGGGGGTATTGGCTTAAATTCGACAGAAGCTATTGGACGCATCTGGCGGCCGGGGCGCAGGCGCGGGGGTGGGCAGTGGCGATGCCGAGTTATGATTTATGCCCCTCCGTGCGGATCAGCGAGATCACGCGGCAGATCGCGGCGGCGGTGCAGGTGAGCGCGGCGATGGTCGAAGGGCCGATCGTGCTGACCGGGCATTCGGCTGGTGGGCATCTGGTGGCGCGGATGTTGGAGCCGGGGATGTTGGAGCCGTCGGTGGCGGAGCGGTTGCAGAAGGTGGTGCCGATCTCTCCGGTGGCGGATTTGCGCCCGTTGCTGCGCACGTCGATGGCGGCAGAGTTGCGGCTGGATCAGGCGGAGGCGAAGGCGGAGAGCCCGGTGCTGATGCAGGAGCGGTTGGACGTGCCGGTGACGGCGTGGGTTGGGGGCGACGAGCGGCCTGCTTTTATTGAACAGGCGCAGTGGCTTGCCGAGGCGTGGGGCTGTGGATGTGTGGTGGCAGAGGGGCGGCACCATTTCGATGTGATTGAGCCGTTGGAGATTGGCGATAGCGATCTGGTTGAGGCGTTGGTGGGGTAG